Proteins encoded by one window of Rutidosis leptorrhynchoides isolate AG116_Rl617_1_P2 chromosome 7, CSIRO_AGI_Rlap_v1, whole genome shotgun sequence:
- the LOC139859551 gene encoding uncharacterized protein has translation MWGSVNYKYIQKAAVGRSGGMALIWDPNMFQVDQAVEGNYFLAIKGKLKGLSNDLIVVNVYGPHEDEKKRNFLESLDNLMKFNNDDWILCGNFNEDLSVRVLDRKFSDHCPLLLRSKIIDYGPKPIKVFNSWINDKGAEEIVTSAWNVETNSCRPDINFRLKLKNVKLALKEWSKEKFGKLDVEIEKAKLEANAWEKIADSRELNETKRGI, from the exons ATGTGGGGTAGTGTTAACTACAAGTATATCCAGAAGGCGGCTGTAGGTAGGTCTGGTGGTATGGCCttgatttgggatccaaatatgttCCAGGTGGACCAAGCGGTGGAAGGTAATTATTTTCTTGCAATAAAGGGGAAACTAAAGGGGCTTTCGAATGACTTGATTGTTGTGAACGTCTACGGTCCTCATGAAGACGAAAAGAAGCGTAATTTTTTGGAGAGCCTAGATAATCTCATGAAATTTAATAATGATGACTGGATCCTTTGTGGCAACTTTAATGAG GATTTATCGGTTAGGGTGCTTGATAGGAAATTTTCGGATCACTGTCCATTGTTACTTAGGTCCAAAATTATAGACTATGGGCCCAAACCGATTAAAGTCTTCAATAGTTGGATAAATGATAAAGGGGCTGAGGAAATTGTGACTTCGGCTTGGAATGTAGAAACAAATTCGTGCAGGCCTGATATTAACTTTAGATTGAAATTGAAGAACGTTAAATTAGCGTTGAAAGAGTGGAGTAAAGAAAAATTTGGCAAATTAGATGTTGAAATTGAGAAGGCAAAATTGGAAGCAAACGCATGGGAAAAAATTGCAGATAGCAGAGAATTAAATGAAACTAAAAGGGGGATTTAG